A genomic region of Raphanus sativus cultivar WK10039 chromosome 6, ASM80110v3, whole genome shotgun sequence contains the following coding sequences:
- the LOC108811839 gene encoding protein SABRE isoform X3, translating into MAASPAKFFFGFLILSIVLWMIFVLCSRFSAWILSRVLGASVVFRVGGWKCLRDVTVKFNKGAIESVSAGEIKVSLRQSLVKLGVGFLSRDPKLQVLICDLEVVMRSSTSTNNVPKPKRQKPRNSGWGKWMVVANIARFLSVSVADMVVKTRKAIMEVKELKLDISKDGGTKPNLYVELHVLPILVHLCESRMMSDQSSSSSFERSTASQTTSATSDRSSPALFCDELSLSTEFGHDRAVGIFLRNVEVISGDVTLTFDEDSFPKSKQSSSTLHSDEVVTSTTADSSAKKSPKEHQLVVALAKYSSSFPEMISFKLPKLDVRCVNREHDLVAENNITGIQLRSVKSKYFEDTGESTRLDVQMELSEIHLFREAEFSVLEIMKVDVVSFIYIPIQPVLPIRAEVDIKLGGTRCNLFISRLQPWLRLHFLKKKKLVLQGPTHTLGKSKASDTNAIMWTGTVSAPEMTVMLYGIDGLPMSHFCSQSSHVFANNVSNTGTAVHVELGELNLHLADEYQECFKENLFGIEPNSGSLMHIAKLSLDWGRSDRTSSDEVGCRSKLILSVDVTGMCIYFSFKRVESLIISAMSFKALFKTLSVSGKKMNQSGGVQPSKGSGKGTRLVNLNLERCCVNFCDETGLDNTVIDDPKTVNYGSQGGRVKFSSLADGRLRTANIQSTASEECKRLKYSVSLEISHFKFCLNKDKHSTQMELGRAMSIYQEYLEEHKPCSKVKLFDMHNAKLVRRSGGLNEIGVCSLFSATDISLGWEPDVHLSFYELFLRLKSLVYAQRLKEHEREGISSVKDGGWGEEINLSNSVDKQKKKESMFAIDVERLTISAEVGDGVEVKLEAQSIFSENACIGVLLEGLMLAFNESRVFKTTRMQISRVPSASSSLSDGVPVMTGGPWDWVVQGLDVHICMPHKLQLRAIDDSIEDMLRALRLITVAKGKNSFPGKQESSKPKSKKSSPKFGRVRFCIRRLTADIEEEPIQGWLDEHYHLVKKEACELAVRLKFLEDFIHKTTQSSKGAETSDPSDERKMLFDGVEIDVKDPLAINKVKDEIHKRSFQSYYQACQGLTPSEGSGACTEGFQAGFKPSSARIYLLSVCATDFDLSLTAVHGGDAGLMEVLKKLDPICQKNDIPFSRLYGSNVDLKTGSLVVQLRNYTLPLLSGTSGKCEGRIVLAQQATCFQPQISQDVFVGRWRKVRMFRSATGTTPPMKTYSDLRIHFQQGQVSFGVGYEPAFADVSYAFTVALRRANLSHRSPGVQPVIKKERSLPWWDDMRNYVHGNITLSFSESKWDILATTNPYECLDKLQIVTAPIELRQSDGRVFVNAKDFKIKLSSLESLISRHSLKVPVGTSRAAFIEAPVFNLEVTMDWECESGNSLNHYLYAFPTEGKPREKVFDPFRSTLLSLRWNFSLRSEKLHQSSSGTEQSTDSGTVYSSQDKPETPTMNLGAHDLAWILKFWGLMYYPPHKLRSFSRWPRFGVARVARSGNLSLDKVMTEFMLRVDATPSLINYMPWDSDDPARGLTFNMAKLKYELCYSRGKQKYTFECKRDVLDLVYQGLDLHVPKAFINKDVHPCIPATVQDLRKNTQSAFIDRVPCGKDRKRDEKHRDEGFLLSSDYFTIRRQAPKADPERLLAWQEAGRRNLEMTYVRSEFENGSESDEHIRSDPSDDDGYNVVIADNCQRIFVYGLKLLWTIANRDAVWSFVGGISKAFEPAKPSPSRQYTQRKIIEESQKESCQETHQGVTMKSSASPGRNIPSQPIEMAEPLSSPPHSVKIEKSYDRGKVENSESEEEGTRHFMVNVIEPQFNLHSEEANGRFLLAAVSGRVLARSFSSIMRVGVEVIEQALGTESVQIPECSPEMTWTRTEITVMLEHVQAHVAPTDVDPGAGLQWLPKIRKNSPKVKRTGALLERVFMPCDMYFRYTRHKGRNPDLKVKPLKELTFNSHNITATMTSRQFQVMLDVLTNLLFARLPKPRKSSLQCPTEDEDVEEETDEVVPYGVEEVELAKINLEEKERARKLLLDDIRKLSHCSDSMDDTHMEKEGELWMISSRKSTLVQGLEKELLYAQKSRKVASASLRMALQKAAQLRLMEKEKNKSPSYAMCISLQFNKVVWSMIVDGKPFAEAEINDMIYDFYRDYKDIGVARFTTKSFVLRNCLPHAKSDMLLSAWNPPIDWGKNFMLHVDAKQGAPKDGHYPLELFHVAIYPLRIHLTETMYRMMWEYFFPEEEQDSQRRQEVWKISTTAGSKRVKKGLAGHESSTTSHSNVEASRGSSAAFSASATALSQSNADSVQKSNTLSLRSSTDGFGQELRRTSSFDRTWEENVAQSVANELVREANEQLEDSSKQKPKETKAVKPGRSSHEEKKAGKSRPRKMMEFHNIKIGQVELQVTYEGSRFVVNDLKLLMDTFDRIEFTGTWRRLFSRVKKHIIWGVLKSVTGMQGKKFKDKSQINRGTAENDLNLSDNDQTGKPVTLFKRQSDGAGEGFVTSVKGLFNTQRRKAKAFVLRTMRGEAENDFHAEWSDSDVEFSPFARQLTITKTKKLIRRHTKKLRPRSQRGSTSQQRESLPSSSREVTVFESDCSSGSSPYEDFPD; encoded by the exons atgGCGGCTTCACCTGCTAAGTTCTTCTTCGGGTTCCTGATTCTTTCCATCGTCTTATGGATGATCTTCGT ACTTTGTTCAAGATTCTCTGCGTGGATTCTTAGCCGAGTGCTGGGAGCATCTGTTGTGTTCCGTGTTGGCGGTTGGAAATGCCTCAGGGATGTCACGGTCAAGTTCAATAAG GGTGCTATCGAGTCCGTGTCTGCTGGTGAAATTAAAGTAAGCTTACGACAGTCCTTGGTCAAACTCGGCGTTGGTTTTCTTTCTAGAGATCCTAAACTGCAAGTCTTGATATGTGATCTTGAAGTTGTAATGAGGTCATCCACTTCAACAAATAATGTACCCAAACCCAAACGTCAGAAACCTCGTAATTCAGGCTGGGGAAAGTGGATGGTGGTGGCTAATATTGCGAGGTTTCTTTCAGTTTCCGTCGCGGATATGGTTGTCAAg ACCCGAAAGGCAATAATGGAAGTCAAGGAACTGAAGTTGGATATATCGAAAGATGGTGGGACAAAGCCAAATCTATATGTAGAGCTGCATGTATTACCGATTCTGGTTCACTTATGTGAGTCACGCATGATGTCTGATCAGTCGTCTAGCTCAAGCTTTGAAAGGTCTACTGCTTCCCAAACGACCTCTGCCACATCAGACAGATCCTCTCCTGCTTTGTTTTGTGATGAGCTCTCTCTTTCTACTGAGTTTGGACATGACAG GGCTGTAGGTATCTTTTTACGAAATGTGGAAGTTATATCTGGAGATGTAACTCTGACTTTTGATGAGGATTCATTTCCAAAGAGCAAACAGTCATCATCTACTCTTCATTCAGATGAAGTTGTAACGTCAACTACTGCTGATTCATCTGCCAAGAAATCTCCTAAAGAGCATCAACTGGTGGTAGCTCTCGCAAAATATTCGTCGTCTTTTCCTGAAATG ATTTCGTTCAAACTACCCAAACTGGATGTGAGATGTGTCAATCGAGAACATGAtctggttgctgagaataacaTCACAGGAATTCAACTAAGGAGtgttaaatcaaaatattttgaagacaCAGGAGAGAGTACACGTCTCGATGTTCAGATGGAACTCAGTGAGATTCAT CTTTTTAGAGAAGCTGAGTTCTCTGTTTTGGAGATTATGAAAGTTGATGTGGTCTCGTTTATCTACATCCCAATTCAG ccgGTTCTGCCTATTAGAGCTGAAGTTGATATAAAGCTGGGAGGTACAAGATGCAACCTATTCATTTCTAGGCTACAGCCCTGGTTGCGTCTTCATttcttgaaaaagaaaaaactggtGCTGCAAGGTCCCACTCACACACTCGGGAAATCAAAAGCTTCTGATACGAATGCCATTATGTGGACAGGCACAGTTTCAGCCCCTGAGATGACTGTTATGCTATATGGTATTGATGGTTTGCCTATGTCTCAT TTTTGTTCGCAGTCGTCGCATGTGTTTGCTAATAACGTTTCGAATACGGGAACAGCAGTTCATGTTGAACTTGGTGAATTGAATCTGCATCTGGCAGATGAGTACCAGGAATGCTTTAAAGAAAACCTTTTCGGAATAGAGCCGAACTCTGGTTCGTTAATGCATATAGCAAAGCTTAGCTTGGATTGGGGAAGAAGTGACAGAACATCATCTGACGAAGTTGGTTGCAGAAGTAAATTGATACTCTCAGTAGACGTGACTGGAATGTGTATTTACTTTTCTTTCAAGCGTGTTGAATCCCTCATAATTAGTGCTATGTCCTTCAAAGCTCTCTTCAAGACATTATCTGTTTCCGGCAAAAAGATGAATCAATCTGGAGGAGTGCAACCATCCAAAGGATCTGGGAAAGGAACTAGGCTTGTGAACCTAAATCTTGAACGTTGCTGTGTGAATTTCTGTGACGAGACAGGATTGGATAACACAGTTATTGACGATCCTAAAACAGTCAACTATGGATCACAAGGTGGCCGAGTTAAGTTTAGCTCATTGGCTGATGGCAGACTACGCACAGCGAACATTCAGTCTACTGCTTCTGAAGAGTGTAAAAGACTGAAGTACTCGGTCTCTCTGGaaatatcacattttaaattttgtctCAACAAGGATAAACACTCAACGCAGATGGAGCTTGGAAGAGCAATGTCTATCTACCAGGAATATTTGGAGGAGCATAAACCTTGTTCAAAGGTCAAGTTGTTTGATATGCACAACGCGAAGCTTGTACGTCGATCTGGTGGTCTCAATGAAATAGGCGTTTGTTCTCTCTTCAGTGCTACTGATATTTCACTGGGTTGGGAACCTGACGTCCATTTGTCTTTCTATGAACTGTTTTTGCGGTTGAAATCCCTGGTTTATGCACAAAGGCTTAAAGAACATGAAAGGGAAGGCATCTCTAGTGTGAAAGATGGTGGCTGGGGTGAAGAAATAAATTTGTCCAACTCTGTTGACAAGcagaagaaaaaagaatctATGTTTGCTATTGATGTGGAAAGGTTGACAATATCAGCTGAGGTAGGAGATGGGGTAGAGGTTAAATTGGAGGCACAATCAATATTTTCTGAGAATGCCTGTATAGGAGTGCTTCTTGAGGGGCTTATGCTTGCTTTTAATGAATCTCGAGTGTTTAAAACTACAAGAATGCAAATATCAAGAGTTCCTTCTGCCTCATCGAGTTTATCTGATGGAGTCCCTGTAATGACAGGTGGTCCTTGGGACTGGGTAGTACAAGGGCTTGATGTGCATATTTGCATGCCACACAAGCTGCAGTTGCGTGCCATAGATGATTCGATTGAAGACATGTTGCGAGCCTTGAGACTTATAACTGTAGCGAAAGGTAAAAACAGTTTTCCAGGAAAGCAAGAAAGCTCGAAGCCTAAGAGTAAGAAATCTAGTCCAAAATTTGGCCGCGTAAGATTTTGCATACGCAGGCTTACCGCAGATATTGAGGAAGAACCAATTCAGGGTTGGCTTGATGAACACTATCATCTGGTTAAGAAGGAAGCTTGCGAGTTGGCTGTAAGATTGAAATTTCTTGAagattttattcacaaaactaCTCAGTCTTCTAAAGGTGCTGAAACAAGTGATCCTTCAGATGAAAGGAAGATGCTTTTTGATGGGGTTGAAATTGATGTCAAGGATCCTTTAGCTATTAACAAAGTCAAGGATGAGATTCATAAACGGTCTTTTCAATCCTATTATCAGGCATGTCAGGGTTTAACTCCCTCAGAGGGTTCAGGTGCCTGTACGGAAGGATTTCAGGCAGGTTTTAAGCCAAGTTCTGCTAGAATTTATCTTCTCTCTGTTTGTGCCACAGATTTTGATTTAAGCTTGACGGCAGTTCATGGTGGTGATGCTGGTTTGATGGAAGTCTTGAAGAAGCTTGATcctatttgtcaaaaaaatgaCATACCCTTTTCTCGGTTATATGGAAGCAATGTTGATTTGAAAACTGGAAGCTTGGTAGTTCAGCTAAGAAATTACACACTCCCTCTTCTCTCTGGCACTTCTGGCAAATGTGAAGGTCGTATTGTGCTTGCTCAGCAG GCAACGTGTTTTCAACCACAAATTTCCCAAGACGTATTTGTAGGCAGATGGAGAAAAGTGCGAATGTTCCGGTCAGCAACTGGCACAACTCCGCCGATGAAGACCTACTCAGATTTGCGTATACATTTTCAACAAGGACAAGTTTCCTTTGGAGTTGGCTACGAACCGGCGTTTGCAGACGTTAGCTATGCTTTCACTGTGGCTCTTCGTAGAGCTAATCTGAGTCATAGGAGTCCAGGTGTTCAACCTGTCATTAAAAAAGAACGAAGCTTACCTTGGTGGGATGATATGAGAAACTATGTTCATGGCAATATCACTTTATCTTTTTCTGAATCAAAGTGGGATATTCTTGCTACAACAAATCCGTATGAGTGTCTTGATAAACTTCAAATAGTGACTGCTCCTATTGAACTTCGCCAGTCAGATGGTCGTGTGTTTGTCAATGCTAAAGATTTCAAGATAAAACTGAGCAGTCTGGAGAGTTTGATTAGCcgacactctttaaaagttccAGTCGGCACCTCTAGAGCTGCATTTATTGAAGCCCCTGTGTTTAATCTCGAAGTTACAATGGACTGGGAATGCGAGTCTGGGAATTCTTTGAATCATTACCTATATGCATTTCCAACTGAAGGAAAGCCTCGTGAAAAGGTCTTTGATCCGTTCAGATCAACATTACTCTCGCTTCGGTGGAATTTCTCCCTAAGATCGGAGAAACTTCACCAGTCTTCCTCAGGTACAGAGCAGTCAACAGACAGTGGAACTGTCTACAGCTCGCAAGACAAGCCTGAGACACCGACAATGAATCTTGGAGCTCATGATTTGGCATGGATACTAAAGTTCTGGGGTTTGATGTACTATCCTCCTCACAAGTTGCGTTCTTTCTCCAGATGGCCTAGGTTTGGTGTCGCTAGAGTTGCAAGATCAGGAAACTTATCTCTAGATAAGGTGATGACGGAATTTATGCTCCGTGTAGATGCCACTCCTTCCCTGATCAATTACATGCCTTGGGACTCTGATGACCCTGCCAGAGGATTGACTTTTAACATGGCAAAGCTAAAATACGAATTATGCTATAGTCGTGGGAAGCAGAAGTATACATTTGAGTGCAAGCGAGATGTGCTTGACCTTGTATATCAAGGTCTTGATCTTCACGTGCCTAAGGCTTTTATTAATAAAGATGTGCATCCTTGCATTCCAGCAACCGTTCAGGATTTGAGGAAAAACACTCAGAGTGCTTTCATAGACAGAGTACCCTGTGGAAAGGATCGCAAGAGGGATGAGAAGCATCGCGATGAAGGTTTTCTATTGTCGTCTGATTATTTTACAATCAGAAGGCAGGCCCCAAAAGCTGATCCGGAAAGGCTATTAGCTTGGCAAGAGGCTGGAAGAAGAAATCTTGAGATGACATATGTGCGGTCTGAATTTGAGAACGGAAGCGAGAGTGATGAGCACATACGATCAGACCCTAGTGATGATGATGGATACAATGTTGTCATTGCTGACAATTGTCAAAGGATCTTTGTATATGGCCTCAAACTCCTGTGGACCATTGCGAACAGAGATGCTGTTTGGTCTTTTGTTGGTGGAATATCAAAAGCATTTGAGCCTGCCAAACCTTCTCCTTCGCGTCAGTATACACAGAGGAAGATTATTGAAGAAAGCCAAAAAGAATCTTGTCAAGAAACGCATCAAGGGGTAACGATGAAGTCTTCTGCAAGCCCTGGAAGAAATATTCCTTCTCAGCCTATAGAGATGGCAGAACCTCTTTCATCACCGCCACACTCAGTGAAAATTGAGAAATCATATGACAGAG GTAAAGTTGAGAACAGCGAATCAGAGGAAGAAGGCACTCGTCACTTCATGGTGAATGTCATTGAGCCACAGTTTAATCTTCACTCTGAAGAAGCTAAT GGACGCTTTCTGCTTGCTGCTGTTAGTGGCCGTGTTCTAGCACGATCGTTTAGTTCCATCATGCGTGTTGGTGTGGAAGTGATTGAACAGGCTCTAGGCACTGAAAGTGTCCAGATTCCAGAATGTAGTCCTGAAATGACATGGACACGGACGGAAATTACTGTAATGTTAGAGCATGTACAGGCTCATGTTGCTCCGACTGATGTTGACCCGGGAGCTGGATTGCAGTGGCTCCCAAAAATTCGTAAAAACTCGCCAAAGGTGAAACGTACTGGGGCTTTACTTGAAAGAGTCTTCATGCCTTGTGACATGTACTTTAGGTATACAAGACACAAAGGTAGAAATCCTGATTTAAAG GTGAAACCACTAAAAGAACTCACTTTCAATTCACACAATATAACCGCTACAATGACTTCTCGGCAATTCCAGGTTATGCTGGATGTTCTGACTAATCTTCTCTTTGCAAGGCTTCCAAA GCCTCGGAAAAGTAGTCTCCAATGTCCCACTGAAGATGAAGACGTTGAAGAGGAGACTGATGAGGTAGTTCCCTATGGAGTTGAAGAAGTAGAGCTTGCAAAAATCAACCTCGAAGAGAAAGAGCGAGCACGGAAGTTGCTTCTTGATGATATTAGAAAATTGTCTCATTGTTCCGACAGTATGGATGACACACATATGGAAAAGGAAGGTGAATTATGGATGATTAGTTCCAGAAAATCCACACTG GTGCAAGGATTAGAGAAAGAGCTCTTATATGCACAGAAGTCTAGAAAGGTGGCTTCTGCATCTCTAAGAATGGCGCTGCAGAAGGCTGCACAGCTGCGACtgatggaaaaagaaaagaacaaaagtCCATCATATGCTATGTGCATTTCCTTGCAATTCAATAAGGTTGTTTGGAGCATGATTGTAGACGGTAAACCCTTTGCTGAAGCAGAGATAAATGACATG ATTTATGACTTTTATCGAGATTACAAAGACATTGGTGTTGCTCGATTCACAACCAAGTCCTTTGTTTTGAGGAACTGTCTTCCTCATGCAAAGTCGGATATGCTTTTATCAGCGTGGAATCCTCCAATCGACTGGGGAAA GAATTTCATGCTACATGTAGATGCAAAGCAAGGAGCGCCAAAAGATGGACACTATCCTCTTGAGCTTTTCCAT GTGGCGATTTACCCCCTGAGGATTCATTTGACAGAAACAATGTACAGAATGATGTGGGAGTATTTCTTCCCAGAGGAAGAGCAGGATTCCCAAAGACGACAG GAAGTTTGGAAAATTTCGACAACGGCTGGCTCGAAACGTGTAAAGAAAGGGTTAGCAGGTCATGAGTCTTCTACAACTAGTCACTCCAATGTTGAAGCATCTCGCGGGAGTTCTGCAGCGTTCTCTGCTTCTGCCACAGCGCTGTCACAAAGCAATGCTGACTCTGTTCAA AAATCAAATACGCTAAGCCTCAGGTCTAGCACTGATGGTTTTGGTCAGGAGTTGAGAAGGACATCTTCTTTTGATAGGACTTGGGAAGAAAATGTGGCACAATCCGTGGCTAATGAACTCGTTCGAGAAGCTAATGAACAACTGGAGGATTCCTCTAAACAGAAGCCCAAAGAAACAAAAGCTGTCAAGCCTGGCCGCTCTTCTCATGAAGAAAAGAAAGCTGGAAAGTCTAGGCCTAGAAAGATGATGGAGTTTCACAACATCAAAATAGGCCAG GTGGAGCTTCAAGTGACCTACGAGGGCTCAAGATTTGTTGTAAATGACCTCAAGTTGTTGATGGATACATTTGACCGTATTGAGTTCACTGGGACTTGGAGAAGACTGTTTTCTCGTGTTAAGAAACACATCATTTGGGGAGTACTGAAGTCTGTTACAGGAATGCAG GGGAAGAAATTCAAAGACAAATCACAGATAAACCGTGGGACTGCTGAAAATGACCTTAATCTAAGTGACAATGATCAAACGGGGAAACCAGTCACCTTGTTTAAGCGTCAAAGTGATGGAGCAGGGGAGGGATTTGTTACTTCTGTTAAAGGACTATTCAACACGCAAAGGCGCAAGGCCAAAGCATTTGTGTTGAGAACTATGAGAGGTGAAGCAGAGAACGATTTCCATGCGGAGTGGAGTGATAGTGATGTAGAATTCTCTCCTTTTGCTCGGCAATTAACTATAACGAAAACTAAGAAGCTCATCAGACGTCACACTAAGAAACTACGTCCAAGATCTCAAAGAG GTTCAACTTCTCAGCAAAGAGAATCACTTCCATCATCATCAAGAGAGGTCACTGTATTTGAAAGTGATTGTTCAAGTGGATCTTCACCGTACGAAGATTTTCCAGATTAA